From the Burkholderia mayonis genome, one window contains:
- a CDS encoding acetyl-CoA carboxylase carboxyltransferase subunit alpha: protein MTNVTYLDFEKAIGELDAKIDALRCSEDESAIDLSEEINRLSARSEKLTKELYERLTPWQIVQVARHPARPYTLDYVNYLFTDFHELHGDRCYADDQSIVGGLARFNDRPCVVAGHQKGRNTKERAMRNFGYPRPEGYRKALRLFKLAEKFKLPIFTFIDTPGAWPGIDAEEHNQSEAIGRNLMEMASLQTPIVTTVIGEGGSGGALAIGVCDVSIMLQFATYSVISPESCSSILWKNPNYAEQAANALGLTAHRLKALGLIDKIANEPVGGAHRDPQQMALMLRRVLQESLRNVESLDAKQLLARRHERLLHYGKFRETAA from the coding sequence ATGACGAACGTAACGTATCTTGACTTCGAAAAGGCGATCGGCGAGCTGGACGCGAAGATCGACGCGCTGCGTTGTTCCGAGGACGAATCGGCGATCGATCTCTCCGAGGAGATCAACCGGTTGTCGGCGCGCAGCGAAAAGCTGACGAAGGAACTGTACGAGCGGCTGACGCCGTGGCAAATCGTCCAGGTGGCGCGACATCCCGCGCGGCCGTACACGCTCGATTACGTCAATTATCTGTTCACGGATTTCCACGAGCTGCACGGCGATCGCTGCTATGCGGACGACCAGTCGATCGTCGGCGGGCTCGCGCGCTTCAACGACCGGCCGTGCGTCGTGGCCGGCCACCAGAAGGGACGCAACACGAAAGAGCGCGCGATGCGCAATTTCGGCTATCCGCGGCCCGAGGGATATAGAAAGGCGCTGCGGCTCTTCAAGCTCGCCGAGAAATTCAAGCTGCCGATCTTCACGTTCATCGACACGCCGGGCGCCTGGCCCGGGATCGATGCGGAGGAGCACAACCAGTCCGAGGCAATCGGTCGCAATCTGATGGAAATGGCGAGCCTCCAGACGCCGATCGTCACGACGGTGATCGGCGAGGGCGGCTCGGGCGGCGCGCTCGCAATCGGTGTCTGCGACGTGTCGATCATGCTCCAGTTCGCGACTTATTCCGTTATTTCGCCCGAAAGCTGCTCGTCCATTCTCTGGAAGAATCCGAACTACGCGGAGCAGGCGGCAAACGCGCTGGGCCTGACCGCGCACCGGCTCAAGGCGCTGGGCTTGATCGACAAGATCGCGAACGAACCGGTGGGCGGCGCGCATCGCGATCCGCAACAAATGGCGCTGATGCTCAGGCGCGTCTTGCAGGAAAGCCTGCGAAACGTCGAGTCGCTCGATGCGAAGCAGCTTCTCGCCCGCCGTCACGAGCGGCTCCTGCACTACGGCAAGTTCCGCGAAACGGCGGCATGA
- a CDS encoding 2,4'-dihydroxyacetophenone dioxygenase family protein, with the protein MNPSLPPASAALLPPISCLQDGDRPWLPMDARLPGLAIKYLHINVADDEMTVLLKMPVGLALPRHRHDGAVFVYTLQGEWRYREYDWIARPGSTVLEPAGSHHTPEAIASETGEVVTFNVMRGDLVLLDEAGNETARENGRVALLRERKFARATPDVAPPFVTR; encoded by the coding sequence ATGAACCCATCGTTGCCGCCCGCCTCCGCCGCGCTCCTGCCGCCGATCTCGTGCCTGCAGGACGGCGACCGCCCATGGCTGCCGATGGACGCGCGCCTGCCCGGGCTCGCGATCAAGTACCTGCACATCAACGTCGCCGACGACGAGATGACCGTGCTGCTCAAGATGCCGGTCGGGCTCGCGCTGCCGCGGCATCGGCACGACGGCGCGGTATTCGTCTACACGTTGCAGGGAGAGTGGCGCTATCGCGAATACGACTGGATCGCGCGGCCCGGCAGCACGGTGCTCGAGCCGGCGGGCTCGCACCATACGCCGGAGGCGATCGCGTCGGAGACGGGCGAAGTCGTGACGTTCAACGTGATGCGCGGCGATCTCGTGTTGCTCGACGAAGCGGGCAACGAGACGGCGCGCGAGAACGGCCGGGTCGCGCTGCTGCGCGAACGCAAGTTCGCTCGCGCGACGCCGGATGTCGCGCCGCCTTTCGTCACGCGCTGA
- a CDS encoding IS5 family transposase codes for MGPKLPVTEGDFFRQPLREQINLKHPLIRLADLIDWARLSTTMSASFASSRGRPATSPRLIAGLLYLQHAFDLSDEEVVWQWLENPYWQVFTGETYLQTKPPIDPSSLTRWRKRLGEAGVEELLAETIEAAKRAKVIKTTSLKRVIVDTTVMEKAIAHPTDSRLLERCREHLVKAAAQHGLKLRQNYNREAPRLAGQIGRYAHAKQYKRMKKALRTLRSRVGRVMRDVERQLEGVVQQSRAELEDLISRTKRILTQKQKDKNKLYALHAPEVECLAKGKARKPYEFGVKVSITTTHKEGLVVGARSMPGNPYDGHTLAEALEQAAILSDVQPEIAVVDRGYKGVAVDGVKVYHPGLRRGITRGLRAMIRRRSAIEPAIGHMKADGKLDRNWLKGSLGDAIHAVLCGAGHNLRMILRNLRLFYALILVALLSFRAAAPSAA; via the coding sequence ATGGGTCCGAAGTTGCCGGTGACAGAGGGAGATTTCTTCCGCCAACCGCTGCGCGAGCAGATCAATCTGAAGCATCCGTTGATTCGCCTGGCCGATCTGATCGACTGGGCTCGGTTGAGCACGACGATGAGTGCGAGTTTCGCATCGTCTCGTGGCCGACCGGCAACGTCGCCGCGTTTGATCGCAGGGCTGCTGTACTTGCAGCACGCGTTCGACCTGTCGGATGAAGAGGTCGTCTGGCAATGGCTGGAGAACCCGTACTGGCAAGTGTTCACCGGCGAGACGTACTTGCAGACGAAACCGCCGATCGATCCGTCGAGCCTGACGCGCTGGCGTAAGCGCCTGGGCGAAGCCGGCGTTGAAGAACTGTTGGCTGAGACGATCGAAGCGGCCAAACGCGCAAAGGTCATCAAGACGACGAGCCTGAAGCGGGTGATTGTCGATACGACGGTGATGGAAAAGGCGATTGCGCATCCCACCGATTCGCGCCTGCTCGAACGTTGCCGGGAACATCTGGTGAAGGCCGCCGCCCAGCACGGGCTGAAGCTGCGGCAGAACTACAACCGCGAAGCGCCGCGTCTGGCGGGCCAGATCGGGCGCTATGCGCATGCGAAGCAGTACAAGCGGATGAAGAAGGCGCTGCGCACTTTGCGTTCACGAGTGGGGCGCGTGATGCGTGACGTGGAGCGGCAACTGGAAGGCGTTGTTCAGCAAAGTCGCGCGGAGTTGGAAGACTTGATCAGCCGCACGAAGCGGATTCTCACGCAGAAGCAGAAGGACAAAAACAAGCTGTATGCGCTGCACGCGCCGGAAGTGGAGTGCCTGGCGAAAGGCAAAGCGCGCAAGCCGTACGAATTTGGCGTGAAGGTGTCGATCACCACGACGCACAAGGAAGGTCTGGTAGTCGGAGCTCGTTCAATGCCGGGCAATCCATACGACGGGCACACGTTGGCCGAAGCGTTAGAACAAGCGGCGATCCTGAGCGATGTGCAGCCGGAGATCGCCGTCGTCGACCGCGGCTACAAGGGCGTCGCCGTCGATGGTGTGAAGGTCTATCACCCAGGTTTGCGACGCGGTATCACACGCGGCCTGCGAGCAATGATCCGGCGTCGCAGCGCAATCGAACCGGCCATCGGGCACATGAAGGCCGACGGCAAGCTCGATCGAAATTGGCTCAAGGGTTCGTTGGGCGATGCGATTCATGCGGTGCTGTGCGGCGCTGGCCACAACCTGCGGATGATCCTGCGCAACCTGCGGCTTTTTTACGCCCTGATTCTCGTCGCTTTGCTCAGCTTCCGAGCCGCTGCGCCGTCGGCGGCGTAG